Proteins encoded within one genomic window of Citrobacter amalonaticus Y19:
- the caiF gene encoding carnitine metabolism transcriptional regulator CaiF, translating to MCEEYVEKPLYLLIADWVMAEKRWVSAKEIAKHFNMDHCKAINTVSYILAEVGEINCETKTIPNQLEGRGCQCQRLVRVTHIDPQLYARLGHSAQEKMVNKSPRMSSVPPSELNREQKWQMMLSKSMRR from the coding sequence ATGTGTGAAGAATATGTTGAAAAGCCGCTTTACCTGCTGATCGCCGATTGGGTGATGGCAGAAAAGCGTTGGGTGAGTGCGAAAGAGATTGCGAAGCACTTTAATATGGATCACTGCAAAGCGATCAATACCGTCTCTTATATTCTCGCTGAGGTCGGGGAAATTAATTGCGAGACTAAGACTATCCCTAATCAACTGGAAGGTCGCGGATGTCAGTGCCAGCGACTGGTCAGAGTGACACATATTGATCCGCAACTGTATGCCCGTCTCGGGCATAGCGCTCAGGAGAAGATGGTCAACAAATCGCCGCGGATGTCGTCGGTGCCGCCGTCAGAACTGAACCGCGAGCAGAAATGGCAGATGATGCTGTCAAAAAGTATGCGTCGATAA
- the caiD gene encoding crotonobetainyl-CoA hydratase, with translation MSESLHLTRNGPILEIMLDRPKANAIDAKTSFQMGEVFLNFRDDPELRVAIVTGAGEKFFSAGWDLKAAAEGEAPDADFGPGGFAGLTEIFNLDKPVIAAVNGYAFGGGFELALAADFIVCADNASFALPEAKLGIVPDSGGVLRLPKILPPAIVNEMVMTGRRMNAEEALRWGIVNRVVSQQELMASARELALQLVNSAPLAIAALKEIYRATSEMPVEEAYRFIRSGVLKHYPSVLHSEDAFEGPLAFAEKRDPVWKGR, from the coding sequence ATGAGTGAATCTTTACATTTAACCCGCAACGGGCCGATTCTGGAAATTATGCTGGACAGGCCAAAAGCGAATGCCATTGATGCAAAAACCAGTTTTCAAATGGGCGAGGTTTTTCTTAATTTCCGTGACGATCCCGAACTGCGCGTGGCGATCGTCACCGGCGCGGGTGAAAAATTCTTTTCCGCCGGTTGGGATTTAAAAGCCGCTGCGGAAGGGGAAGCACCGGACGCCGATTTTGGCCCCGGCGGATTCGCTGGCCTGACCGAAATATTCAATCTCGACAAACCGGTGATCGCCGCCGTCAATGGCTACGCCTTCGGTGGGGGCTTTGAACTGGCGCTGGCGGCAGACTTTATTGTTTGTGCCGATAACGCCAGTTTTGCGCTACCTGAAGCCAAACTCGGCATCGTACCGGACAGCGGCGGTGTTCTGCGCCTGCCGAAAATACTGCCCCCGGCCATCGTCAACGAAATGGTCATGACCGGCAGACGCATGAATGCGGAAGAAGCGCTGCGCTGGGGGATAGTCAACCGCGTGGTCAGCCAGCAGGAACTGATGGCCAGCGCACGTGAACTGGCGCTACAGCTGGTGAACAGCGCACCGCTGGCGATCGCCGCGCTGAAAGAGATTTACCGCGCGACCAGTGAAATGCCGGTGGAAGAAGCTTATCGCTTCATCCGCAGCGGCGTGCTGAAGCACTATCCGTCCGTGCTGCACTCCGAAGATGCATTCGAAGGGCCGCTGGCGTTTGCTGAAAAGCGCGATCCGGTCTGGAAAGGACGGTAA
- the caiE gene encoding carnitine operon protein CaiE, with product MSFYAFEGLIPVVHPEAYVHPSAVLIGDVIVGAGVYVGPLASLRGDYGRLILEAGSNLQDGCIMHGYCDMDTVVRENGHIGHGAILHGCVIGRDALVGMNSVIMDGAVIGDESIVAAMSFVKAGFTGAARQLLVGTPARVMRDVSEQELHWKRLNTQEYQDLAVRCRTSLRETSPLTAVEANRPRLKGTTEVKPKSAM from the coding sequence ATGAGTTTCTACGCCTTTGAAGGCCTGATTCCCGTGGTTCATCCCGAGGCGTATGTGCATCCCAGCGCGGTACTGATTGGCGATGTGATCGTGGGGGCTGGCGTGTACGTCGGTCCGCTGGCGTCACTGCGCGGTGACTATGGTCGTCTGATCCTCGAAGCGGGTTCCAACCTTCAGGATGGCTGCATCATGCATGGCTACTGCGATATGGACACGGTGGTACGCGAGAACGGACACATCGGACACGGCGCCATCCTGCACGGCTGCGTGATTGGCCGGGACGCGCTGGTCGGAATGAACAGCGTAATCATGGACGGTGCGGTGATCGGCGACGAAAGCATTGTCGCCGCTATGAGCTTCGTCAAAGCCGGATTTACCGGCGCTGCGCGGCAGTTGCTGGTCGGTACGCCAGCCCGCGTCATGCGTGACGTCAGTGAACAGGAACTGCACTGGAAGCGGCTGAATACCCAGGAATATCAGGATCTTGCCGTACGCTGTCGGACATCGCTACGGGAAACGTCGCCGTTAACGGCGGTTGAAGCAAACCGACCGCGCCTGAAGGGCACAACCGAGGTGAAGCCGAAATCGGCAATGTAA